The Oryctolagus cuniculus chromosome 12, mOryCun1.1, whole genome shotgun sequence genomic interval GTGTCTGGGAGTGCCAATCTGCAGCTTGGCAGGCGATGGGTCCGGTCTGACTACTGAAATCCATTACTCTGTGGGTGATGGGTCGGGTCTGGTGACCGTGATCCATTGCTTGGTGGGAGATTGCTCAGGTCTGGGATCAAGGAGTCAGTCCTTGGTCAGGTCTGGGATTGGCAATCCGCTGCTCACCGTTGATTTCTTGGGTCTTGCAGTGAGGATCTATCATGAATTGTTGGGTCTGGCTAGGGAAAGAGCTAGGGTTATGCCCAGGCAAAAGCAGTTGAATGCAGAAGTAGGCACATGTAGGCCTAGGCAATCAAACctgagagaaagaggaagcagGCAAAATAATCGCACGCAGACTTGGGCTTTGCTGATGGATcctgagatgcagagaaagagcaCAGGCATGATAAGTCGATCTCAGAGAGGCAGCCACGACCaatcaaagcagagagagagagagagagcttctgtcccATTGCATGCTGGGAATTGGGTATCCCAGCAGAGAAGCCGATTCTAAAAGGTTCCAGAAGCCTAGGTCCCCCAGGATCTCGCAGATGCCAGCGCGGAGccaagaaaataaagtaaaaaataaattaaataaatggaaaataatttaaaaatgaaattatgaatttatcagcaaaaaatcaaaattaagaaattggaaaaaataagttaaaaaataaaaaaggaaacaaaattaaaataatttagaaaaatgaaattataaattccTTAGCcaacaaaaaataaagctaaaataataaaaaaataaaaagtcaaaagaaattgagaataaattaaatgaaaacaaaataatgtaaaataatacaataaaaatattaaaaataaaaatcaaagttttgaaaggtgaagttagagacagaggcagaagcaatCAAAGCCAGAGAGAAGCAGGCAAAACCAATCAaactcagagagaaggagagacataggcAGAAGCAGTCAAACCCAAAGAGGACACCAAAAATCAGGGTCCAGGAGACTTTGTAGAACTTAGAATGATTGGGAGTGCAGCATCATGAGAAGGAGGGAATGATCATGGGAAGGAAAAAGTGAAGCATCATGGGAAAAGAAAGTGAAGCATcatgggaaggagggagtgaaGCATCATGGGAAGAAAGGGAATGAAGCAAcatgggaaggaggaggaaatgaaggatcatgggaaggaagaagtgaattatgggaaggagggagtgaagcatgggaaggagggagtgaaGCATCCTGGGAAGGAGGGACTGAAGCATCATGGGAAAGAGGGCCTggaggatttttctttttcacccATTGACGCTCACTTTCAATCCCACCCTGACAAATCTGCATCCTCACAGGACAAAGcatatttcttacttttttattttttagtggaaaaatacacattttcactCATTCTTCTTGACATCCTTCTGTGCATGAGCCTTTCTCGCCTCCCTATATTTTTTTCCGTGTCCTTCAGAGCCAAGATACTAGAATCCTAGAATGTACCAGAAATGTTCCAGAACCCTCCAAACTGTTTCCAGAaatgttctagaacattctgaATTGTCCTGGACTGTACTAAAATGTTTTTTCTCTAGATTTTTTTATCAGCCTTTTTTGATTCTAGTGCATTTTAGAATGTTCCACAAAATTCCAGAATTTTTCCAGAATGCGCTAGACTGTTTCAGAAAGTTCCAGAACCATCAAGAATGTTCCAAAATGTTCCACAGTCATCCAGGCTGTTTCCAGAAATGTTCTAGAACAGTCTGGAAATGATTCCGAATATTCTAGAATGCTCTTGTTTTCTCTAGATTTTTCGCCAAATGCAGTCTTTGAATCCCAGTGCATTCCAGGATGTTCCACAATTTCCAGGAATGTTCCAGAAATGTTCCAGAAACTTCCAAAATGTTCTTGAATGTTCTTTTTCCTCTAGATTTTTTTCGGGAAATGCAATCTTTTTgaaatctcttatttttttctggctATGCCCTCAGGAAGCCACACAAGGAAAAACGCTGATGAAATAAACAACAGCGAGCGGCTCGAAGAAggaggtattttttttctttttttttcctgatggaaTGTTTCTATTTTTAGTAACAGAGTTCTATAGACAAGAAAAATcccatatgattttttaaattttttatttttaaaaaattttttaaacttttttaaatctataaatttttttattatttttcatttttattattttcaatttttaaaaatttttaatttttaaatttttcaaaaaaaatttttttaatgtttgttattttttaatttttaattattttaaaaatgtttcatttttatatgattttttaaaaattattttaattttcaaaatttttatgatttgttaaatttttatttttaattttttctttcttttttggggtTCACAGCTGAGATTCTggggttttttttaactttttctttttttattgggaAAAATGCTGATTCTAAAATAGGAGTATTAAGAGGAGGTTTTTCTttcaggatctctctctctatgggTTTGATtgcttctgcctgtctctctgggttTGATTGCTTCTGCCTGTCTCTGAAATTGGTTGTCCTGTCtcgcactctctccctctcttgctctgcatTCGATtggttctccctgtctctgtgtctgggaTTGATTGGTTCTGCctgactctgtctctttctcactgtggaTTTgattgcttctgcctctctctgggaTTGATTAgctctgtctagctctgcctctgGGATTGATTGGTCCTGTCTCGCTCTGCCTCGGGGATTGACTGgctctccctcactttctctatctctgggatCGGCTGACCTACCTGCTGCCTGAAGACGCCCGTGAGCAGGGCGGCCGGAAGCCGGTGATGGTCTACATCCATGGGGGCTCCTACCTGGAGGGCTCGGGCAACATGATGGACGGCAGCGTCCTTGCCAGCTATGGCGACGTCATCGTCATCACCCTCAACTACCGCCTGGGCGTGCTGGGTAAGTGCCCTGCCAGCTGGAGAGATCCAGAACGTTCTAGAACATTCCAGTGCATACCAGAACGTTCTAGAAAGTCCCAGTGCGTTCTGGAAAAATCCAGAGCATTCCAAGTTCTAgaaattccagaacattctggatcTGACAGCTTCTGAAGAGCCTCTGGCTTGGATGGGTTGGTTCTGTCTCCCTGTTTCTGGGTTTGATTGGCTCTATGTGTCTCTGGGTTCAATtggttctctgtgtttctctgggcTTGGCTGGTGCTGCCTATCTCTCCGGGTTGGATTGGTTCTGTGTCTCTCTGGGCTCAGCTGGTGCTGCCTGTCTCCGTGTTAGATTGgttctgcctgcctgtctctgggTTGGATTGgttctgcctgcctgtctctgggTTGGGTTggttctgtctccctgtctctgggtTGGATTGGCTCAGCCTGCCTGTCTCTGGGTTGGATTGgttctgcctgcctgtctctgggTTGGGTTggttctgtctccctgtctctgggtTGGATTGGTTCTGCCTGTCTCTGGGTTGGATTagttctgtctccctgtctccgaGTTGGATTGGTTCTGACTGCCTGTCTCTGGGTTGGGTTggttctgtctccctgtctccggGTTGGATTGGTTCTGACTGCCTGTCTCTGGATTGGGGTggttctgtctccctgtctctgggtTGGATTGGCTCAGCCTGCCTGTCTCTGGGTTGGATTGGTTCTGTCTGCCCCCGCAGGCTTCCTCAGCACCGGCGACCAGGCGGCCAAGGGCAACTACGGGCTCCTGGACCAGATCCAGGCGCTGCGCTGGGTGGAGGAGAACGTGGGCGCCTTCGGCGGGGACCCCAAGCGCGTGACTGTGTTCGGGTCGGGGGCCGGGGCCTCGTGCGTGAGCCTGCTGACCCTGTCGCACTACTCGGAGGGTGAGTCTGgctgttctagaatgttctgtgTCCAGCATATGTAGAACAGTCCCCTTCCAGAAGGCTccattctagaatgttccattCCAAGAACGTTTCCCGTCTCCATCATTGTTGAGAGTCTTGGTCGTGCCTGTGGTGTTGCTGACagcttccagaacattccagagaAATCTGGGTTTCTTGAGTCCCAGTGTGTGTGGAggcttctggaacattctggaagctTCCACAGCATTGTGCGTGCTCTAGAATGTTCCAGAGAAATCCAGATTGTGGAGATGTCTGGAAGACTGCAGAGGCTTCTGGAACTTCCAGAACGTCTGGGACAACTCCAGATTTCCAAGGCTCAGTCTTTGTGGcagcttctggaacattctgggtCAAGAACATTCCAGAACGTTGCAGAGCAGCCACAGCCCTGCGTGCCGGGTTCTGTGGAGCCTTCTAGCAGATTCGGGGCCACCCCACAAACATTGCTGAGGCTTCCGGCACACTCCGGAATGTTCCACACCCACCTCCCCGTCTCCCCCACAGGGCTGTTCCAGAAAGCCATCATCCAGAGCGGCACGGCCCTGTCCAGCTGGGCGGTCAACTACCAGCCGGCCAAGTCCACGCGCCTGCTGGCCGAGCGGCTGGGCTGCGGTGCGGGGGGGGACTCGGCGGCGCTCGTGCGGTGCCTGCGGGCGCGGGAGGCCGAGGAGCTGGTGCGGCAGCCGGgtgccgtggcgccggccccctaccaCGTGGCCTTCGGGCCGGTGATTGACGGCGACGTGATCCCGGATGACCCGCAGATCCTGATGGAGCAGGGCGAGTTCCTCAACTACGACATCCTGCTGGGCGTGAACCAGGGCGAGGGGCTGCGCTTCGTGGCTGTGGACGACGTGGACGTGGCTGACGTGGACTTCGATGGCTCCGTGGCTGCCTTTGTGGACCGGCTCTACGGCGCCCCCGGGGGCCGGGATGCCCTGCGGGAGACAGTCAAGTTCATGTACACCGACTGGGCCGACCGGCATGACCCTGAGGCCCGGCGCAAGACCCTGGTGGCGCTGTTCACTGACCACCAGTGGGTGGCACCAGCCGTGGCTACGGCCGACCTGCACGCCCGCTACGGCTCGCCCACCTACTTCTACGCCTTCTACCACCGCTGCCACACCGACACCAGGCCCGCCTGGGCCGCCGACGCTGCCCACGGCGATGAGGTCCCTTACGTCTTCGGCGTACCCTTGCTCGGCCCCGCCGACCTCTTTGCCTGCAACTTCTCCCGCAACGATGTCATGCTCAGCGCCGTAGTCATGACCTACTGGACCAACTTTGCCAAGACCGGGTGCGTGTGGGCGAGGGAGCTTGCTGTAGGGGATTGATTTGGCAATCGGGCTGTCAGAGTTTGATTGGTCATGCCTGGTGATCAGGCCATCTGGGATTGATTTCTCATGCCTGCCCATCAGTTGCACAGGGATCGATTTCTCATGCTTGGCTATCAGAGTTTGATTGCTCGTGCCTGGCAATTGGGCTGTCTGGGATCGATTGCTCAGGCTTGCCATTCTGTCATATCTGTCTCTCTGGGATTGATTACTTCTGCCTGTCTCCTTATGTAGGCCGACAATGGGTTCTAcctgcctctcttccctctctctttctcaattccttctgcctgtctctttttctctgggaTCAACTGCTCCAGCCTTTCTGTCTCTGGGATCTATttttcctgcctgcctttctctgtctctgggaTCTActgctcctgcctgcctctgtctgtctctgggaTTTActgctcctgcctgctcctctcctcctctgggaTCAACTGCCTCTACctgcccctctctttctctggattGACTCattctgcctgtctctgcccaCAGGGACCCGAACCAGCCAGTGCCGCAGGACACCAAGTTCATCCACACGAAGCCTAACCGGTTCGAGGCAGTGGCCTGGGCCAAGTACAGCCCCCGGGAGCAGTTGTACCTGCACATCGGGCTGCGGCCGCGTGTGCGCGACCACTACCGCGCCACCAAGGTGGCCTTCTGGCTCGAGCTCGTGCCGCACCTGCATGGCCTGCGCGAGCTTCTCCAGGACgcctcccctacccccacctcaATTGGCGCTCGGCGCTCAGCCGGCCATGCCTGGCCACACTTCCAAGATGGCGGCCAAGATGGCACCCCAATCGGCGCTCGGCGATCAGCTAGCAATGCCTGGCCTGGCATCCAAGATGGTGGCCAAGATGGCACCCCGATTGGTGCTCGGCGCTCAGCTAGCAATGCCTGGCCCGGCATCCAAGATGGCAGCCCGATCGGCACTCGGCGCTCAATGAGCAATGCCTGGCCCGGCACCCAAGAAGGCAGCCAAGATGGCAGTGCGGAACGTCCCGGAAGTTTCCGGAAGGCCGCGGCGGTGCTGATCGAGACGCGCCGGGACTACGCGGCCGAGCTGAGCGTCACCCTGGCCGTGGgcgcctccctcctcttcctcaatGTCGTGGCCTTCGCCGCACTCTACTACAAGCGGGACCGCCGGCGCCGCGTCAGTCAGcgccgagggggcggggctgatGGCGGCCACGCCCACCGCCGCGACGCCAGCCACACACCCAAGGACgtcgctgccgccgccgccccaTGCCACTCCCAGGATGCCCTGCGGCTGGGCTGCCCGCCGGACTACGCCCTGGCCCTGCGCCGTGCACCCGAGGACCCCCCACCAGGCGCCCCCAGCACCATCACTCGGGGGGGCgggagtggccagggagtgtcCAGT includes:
- the LOC100358455 gene encoding neuroligin-4, X-linked isoform X1, whose translation is MPQPAGLPLPLLPLLSGPAPVLWLAALSIHVAVMDGQAQGPVVSTNYGKVRGLRATLPGEVLGPVDQFLGVPYAAPPTGERRFQPPEPPSSWAGVRNATRFPAVCPQHLDEASLLHDMLPVWFTANLDSLAAYLQDQSEDCLYLNLYVPAGSHTRKNADEINNSERLEEGDAREQGGRKPVMVYIHGGSYLEGSGNMMDGSVLASYGDVIVITLNYRLGVLGFLSTGDQAAKGNYGLLDQIQALRWVEENVGAFGGDPKRVTVFGSGAGASCVSLLTLSHYSEGLFQKAIIQSGTALSSWAVNYQPAKSTRLLAERLGCGAGGDSAALVRCLRAREAEELVRQPGAVAPAPYHVAFGPVIDGDVIPDDPQILMEQGEFLNYDILLGVNQGEGLRFVAVDDVDVADVDFDGSVAAFVDRLYGAPGGRDALRETVKFMYTDWADRHDPEARRKTLVALFTDHQWVAPAVATADLHARYGSPTYFYAFYHRCHTDTRPAWAADAAHGDEVPYVFGVPLLGPADLFACNFSRNDVMLSAVVMTYWTNFAKTGDPNQPVPQDTKFIHTKPNRFEAVAWAKYSPREQLYLHIGLRPRVRDHYRATKVAFWLELVPHLHGLRELLQDASPTPTSIGARRSAGHAWPHFQDGGQDGTPIGARRSASNAWPGIQDGGQDGTPIGARRSASNAWPGIQDGSPIGTRRSMSNAWPGTQEGSQDGSAERPGSFRKAAAVLIETRRDYAAELSVTLAVGASLLFLNVVAFAALYYKRDRRRRVSQRRGGGADGGHAHRRDASHTPKDVAAAAAPCHSQDALRLGCPPDYALALRRAPEDPPPGAPSTITRGGGSGQGVSSLPHGHSTTRV
- the LOC100358455 gene encoding neuroligin-4, X-linked isoform X2; translated protein: MPQPAGLPLPLLPLLSGPAPVLWLAALSIHVAVMDGQAQGPVVSTNYGKVRGLRATLPGEVLGPVDQFLGVPYAAPPTGERRFQPPEPPSSWAGVRNATRFPAVCPQHLDEASLLHDMLPVWFTANLDSLAAYLQDQSEDCLYLNLYVPADAREQGGRKPVMVYIHGGSYLEGSGNMMDGSVLASYGDVIVITLNYRLGVLGFLSTGDQAAKGNYGLLDQIQALRWVEENVGAFGGDPKRVTVFGSGAGASCVSLLTLSHYSEGLFQKAIIQSGTALSSWAVNYQPAKSTRLLAERLGCGAGGDSAALVRCLRAREAEELVRQPGAVAPAPYHVAFGPVIDGDVIPDDPQILMEQGEFLNYDILLGVNQGEGLRFVAVDDVDVADVDFDGSVAAFVDRLYGAPGGRDALRETVKFMYTDWADRHDPEARRKTLVALFTDHQWVAPAVATADLHARYGSPTYFYAFYHRCHTDTRPAWAADAAHGDEVPYVFGVPLLGPADLFACNFSRNDVMLSAVVMTYWTNFAKTGDPNQPVPQDTKFIHTKPNRFEAVAWAKYSPREQLYLHIGLRPRVRDHYRATKVAFWLELVPHLHGLRELLQDASPTPTSIGARRSAGHAWPHFQDGGQDGTPIGARRSASNAWPGIQDGGQDGTPIGARRSASNAWPGIQDGSPIGTRRSMSNAWPGTQEGSQDGSAERPGSFRKAAAVLIETRRDYAAELSVTLAVGASLLFLNVVAFAALYYKRDRRRRVSQRRGGGADGGHAHRRDASHTPKDVAAAAAPCHSQDALRLGCPPDYALALRRAPEDPPPGAPSTITRGGGSGQGVSSLPHGHSTTRV